A single Pseudobdellovibrionaceae bacterium DNA region contains:
- a CDS encoding DKNYY domain-containing protein, whose amino-acid sequence MQKSLILSGLFVIGLATLLAFQNCGKGYVATKLESNSSGPGGLTQVGPQESYGAILKSYSEEHCGEDLWVVNGHGYHVRENSHLPNGKGVFYYDRWMPQADPETFRAFNDSFARDKDYLYSQEHTLETLNPGDVAESYPGGYYLKLHGPDLIFYDGEILHGDFETFVFMPGEEDEAVDRYGVYNGTRLTHDSRFASLGQPGSDLTYVGGGYFRRGDTIYFYQGLDEFPIYEADPDSFRGPVGSYLSVAIDKNYVYYQDYVIFDSGLGKIETLGSGVEGLWTNGKDVFYWDERAGPFSGYANLGFGYSRVGRTFYRGDDDVRYNPDPETFKPLSSYIAVDKDRVWSRDRTIDGATPDMVTKAEGALSVINDTIRFGYYTVSGPSPQTVRCLTPDSVLADATGFYTTSGNAIQNTNAFDPKKTKSVGGAIFYDDIKMTNMPSGNTNSTTVVRSGPVADIVDPNWTALNYIHRVESGNVVNGNEVLGPLSDLVDVTGDLELVYGNKLYYGRSIGSSSPIEIKSIDLLGDISPRFYLGQFVRLGDQVFWIGNWEDGPLSVSDSHSFVPISDNLWYDNSQVYYDQDVADGVAPVSVRQFSSSYWSAGNKLYYQITEVTGGDPTTFHYVGATYGADKNQLYCMEKVVNGIDPNSFKSFRSGYYFDNDSVVYGCNVLTGEDPQNFKYLSGNYYGGTSIYYNGTLLANSDPSTFTQVPTSSYYYKDKNNVYYYGVTLAGADPAQFTLISGYLAKDDDQVFVRSNPIADETSTNMTFLQKVSVNYYLLVGVKVYWYGSGNLTLVTADSGSIQNLNGLFYKDATKVFYQTTHLVDADAATFTVDTSGIYAKDGSGNCYVNSSKVTCTSLPPFS is encoded by the coding sequence GTGCAAAAATCTCTCATCCTTTCCGGGCTCTTCGTTATTGGCCTTGCGACACTCCTGGCATTTCAAAACTGCGGAAAAGGATATGTGGCCACAAAGCTGGAAAGCAACAGTTCTGGGCCCGGTGGCCTTACTCAAGTTGGCCCTCAAGAGTCGTATGGAGCCATACTCAAGAGTTACTCTGAGGAGCACTGCGGTGAGGACCTGTGGGTGGTCAATGGGCACGGCTACCACGTCAGGGAGAACTCACACTTACCGAATGGGAAGGGAGTCTTCTACTACGACCGATGGATGCCACAGGCAGATCCCGAAACATTCCGAGCTTTCAACGACTCATTTGCCCGAGATAAAGATTACCTCTATTCACAGGAGCACACGCTTGAAACATTGAATCCTGGTGATGTTGCCGAGTCCTACCCAGGGGGTTACTACCTCAAGCTCCATGGGCCTGACCTCATATTTTACGATGGCGAGATCCTTCATGGGGACTTCGAGACGTTCGTCTTCATGCCAGGTGAAGAGGATGAGGCCGTTGACCGCTATGGGGTTTACAATGGCACCCGGCTCACCCATGACTCCCGGTTTGCATCACTCGGACAGCCCGGAAGCGATTTGACTTATGTCGGCGGGGGCTATTTTCGTCGGGGAGACACAATATATTTTTACCAAGGCCTGGATGAATTCCCGATTTACGAAGCCGATCCAGACTCCTTTCGAGGCCCGGTTGGATCCTATTTATCTGTGGCCATTGATAAAAACTATGTCTATTACCAGGATTATGTCATTTTTGACTCGGGACTCGGTAAGATTGAAACTCTAGGTAGCGGAGTAGAAGGCCTGTGGACCAACGGGAAAGATGTGTTCTATTGGGATGAACGGGCGGGACCTTTTTCAGGATACGCCAATCTAGGTTTTGGTTATTCCCGGGTAGGCCGCACATTCTATCGCGGGGATGATGATGTTCGATACAATCCGGACCCCGAAACATTTAAGCCTCTTTCATCCTATATCGCGGTCGACAAGGACAGAGTATGGAGCCGAGATAGAACCATCGATGGAGCAACTCCAGACATGGTTACTAAGGCTGAGGGCGCCCTGAGCGTCATCAACGATACCATTCGATTTGGATACTACACGGTCTCTGGCCCCTCTCCTCAGACCGTCAGATGTCTCACCCCAGATTCAGTTCTCGCGGATGCCACTGGATTCTACACCACATCTGGAAACGCCATTCAGAATACTAATGCCTTCGATCCCAAAAAGACCAAGTCAGTCGGCGGGGCAATCTTTTACGACGACATTAAAATGACCAATATGCCTTCAGGCAACACCAATTCGACAACAGTCGTGCGCTCCGGGCCGGTAGCCGATATTGTAGATCCCAATTGGACAGCCCTCAATTATATCCACCGAGTTGAGAGTGGCAATGTTGTTAATGGTAATGAAGTCCTTGGCCCATTAAGTGACCTCGTCGACGTGACGGGAGATCTTGAACTCGTCTATGGCAATAAACTCTATTACGGGCGGTCCATTGGAAGCTCTAGTCCCATTGAGATTAAGTCCATAGACCTCTTGGGCGACATCTCCCCCCGATTTTACCTGGGGCAATTCGTTCGCCTGGGCGATCAGGTTTTCTGGATAGGAAATTGGGAAGATGGTCCTCTCTCCGTCAGCGATTCCCATAGCTTTGTACCCATTAGCGACAATCTTTGGTACGACAACAGTCAAGTCTACTATGATCAAGATGTGGCGGACGGGGTGGCTCCAGTTTCGGTCCGCCAGTTTTCATCCTCCTATTGGTCTGCTGGTAACAAACTTTATTACCAGATCACTGAAGTCACCGGTGGTGACCCTACAACATTTCACTATGTCGGTGCCACCTATGGAGCTGACAAAAATCAATTATATTGCATGGAAAAGGTCGTAAACGGTATCGATCCCAACTCGTTCAAGTCATTCAGAAGTGGCTACTATTTTGATAACGACTCGGTTGTCTATGGATGTAACGTTCTCACCGGCGAGGACCCGCAAAATTTCAAGTACCTGTCTGGAAATTATTATGGTGGAACCAGCATCTACTATAATGGAACTCTATTAGCCAACTCGGATCCCTCAACGTTTACCCAAGTCCCCACTTCCTCCTATTACTATAAGGACAAGAATAACGTCTACTATTATGGGGTGACCCTAGCTGGTGCCGACCCGGCGCAATTCACCCTAATCAGCGGGTATCTAGCTAAAGATGACGATCAGGTGTTTGTTCGATCAAATCCCATTGCAGATGAAACTAGTACCAACATGACCTTTCTGCAAAAAGTGAGTGTCAACTATTACCTGCTCGTTGGTGTAAAAGTCTACTGGTATGGGAGTGGCAATCTCACCCTCGTCACTGCCGATAGCGGATCAATTCAAAATTTGAATGGATTGTTTTACAAGGATGCGACAAAGGTCTTCTACCAAACAACCCACCTTGTGGATGCAGATGCCGCGACTTTCACCGTCGACACAAGCGGAATTTACGCCAAAGACGGATCTGGAAATTGTTACGTGAATTCATCCAAGGTCACCTGTACCAGTCTACCCCCATTTTCATAG
- the trmFO gene encoding methylenetetrahydrofolate--tRNA-(uracil(54)-C(5))-methyltransferase (FADH(2)-oxidizing) TrmFO yields MSPGTQQIHIVGAGLAGSECAYQLAHMGYSVVLHEMREKTTTPAHKTGLFAELVCSNSFGSQTDYSAPGQLKWEADRLNSLILRVAEDTAIPAGMALGVDRQRFAQKITDIIHHHPRIQIVNEVVESFEQIPRPAVIATGPLTHSKLAEAMAQHFDEEFLYFFDAIAPVLDTDSLNMDIIWRGDRWGKGTGDYLNCPLNKEQYENLIREIHSARKVEPKEFENVPYFEGCMPIEVMAERGTETLRYGPLSPKGLPNPRSSERPYAVVQLRQDNREGTAYNMVGFQTKMAYPEQQRVFRMIPGLEEAEFLKLGSMHRNLYINSPRRLTPWLSSRKDPDLYFAGQITGVEGYFESTCMGLMVAHFIHDQLNGRAANLPPRTTAIGSLLHALGEDKDNFQPTNINFGLLPDVEVPRIKGKRRNRRELKRGKQIQRARFDLTQWLAEKKPWVLPPRPTRPLPGAHLF; encoded by the coding sequence ATGAGCCCTGGGACACAGCAAATTCATATTGTCGGCGCTGGCCTGGCTGGAAGTGAATGTGCTTACCAGTTGGCCCATATGGGTTACTCTGTCGTCCTGCATGAAATGCGTGAAAAGACGACGACTCCAGCTCACAAGACCGGCCTATTTGCTGAATTGGTGTGCTCCAATTCATTTGGCAGCCAGACGGACTATTCTGCTCCGGGCCAACTGAAGTGGGAGGCTGACCGTCTCAACTCACTCATACTGCGAGTTGCCGAGGATACAGCCATTCCTGCCGGGATGGCCCTGGGCGTGGATCGGCAGCGATTTGCGCAAAAGATTACTGATATTATTCATCATCATCCGCGCATCCAGATTGTCAATGAAGTGGTAGAGAGCTTTGAGCAAATTCCCCGTCCGGCTGTCATTGCCACAGGCCCCTTGACTCATTCGAAACTCGCAGAAGCCATGGCTCAGCACTTTGATGAAGAGTTTTTGTACTTCTTTGATGCCATTGCTCCTGTGTTGGACACCGACAGCCTCAACATGGACATCATTTGGCGAGGCGACCGCTGGGGCAAGGGAACCGGTGATTACCTCAATTGCCCACTCAACAAAGAGCAGTACGAAAACCTGATTCGAGAAATTCACAGCGCGCGAAAAGTGGAACCAAAGGAATTTGAGAATGTTCCCTACTTTGAAGGCTGTATGCCCATTGAGGTAATGGCTGAAAGAGGAACGGAGACCTTGCGCTATGGTCCCCTTTCGCCGAAGGGATTGCCCAACCCACGGAGCAGCGAAAGACCCTATGCCGTCGTGCAATTGCGCCAGGACAATCGAGAAGGAACAGCCTACAACATGGTGGGGTTTCAAACTAAGATGGCCTACCCGGAGCAGCAGCGGGTCTTCAGAATGATCCCTGGTCTTGAAGAGGCTGAATTTTTGAAGCTAGGTAGCATGCACCGAAATCTCTACATCAACTCCCCTCGTCGACTCACACCATGGCTTTCCAGCCGCAAGGATCCTGATCTTTACTTTGCTGGTCAAATCACCGGTGTAGAGGGATACTTTGAATCCACTTGTATGGGATTGATGGTTGCCCATTTTATTCATGATCAATTGAATGGCCGAGCTGCCAACTTACCACCACGGACCACAGCCATTGGCTCGCTTCTTCACGCCCTCGGTGAGGACAAGGATAACTTCCAGCCGACCAACATCAACTTTGGTTTGCTTCCAGACGTTGAGGTTCCACGCATCAAGGGAAAAAGGCGTAATCGCCGTGAACTCAAAAGGGGCAAGCAAATCCAACGGGCCCGTTTTGATTTGACTCAGTGGCTGGCTGAGAAAAAGCCTTGGGTGCTGCCACCCAGGCCCACACGCCCACTGCCCGGCGCCCATTTGTTCTAA
- a CDS encoding DUF721 domain-containing protein — protein MGDKNRNGRLETAADVLQSLLANGKSGLSDQFQRWRLWRQWPRVVGDSLSQNTCPVGYQGGILIIWVDHPARMQDLHYVKKAMIDRINNHLGRRWVKNLRFTTDRKAVPTVEESEKGLRDYLSKSPPNGDGEPPHGR, from the coding sequence ATGGGTGATAAAAATCGCAATGGACGGCTCGAAACCGCTGCTGATGTCCTACAAAGTCTTTTGGCCAATGGCAAGTCGGGTCTTTCTGACCAATTTCAACGCTGGCGTCTGTGGCGTCAATGGCCCCGAGTGGTCGGCGACTCCCTGTCGCAAAACACCTGTCCTGTGGGCTATCAGGGCGGAATCCTTATCATTTGGGTCGATCACCCGGCGCGGATGCAGGATCTCCATTACGTAAAAAAGGCGATGATTGATCGAATAAACAATCACTTAGGCCGAAGGTGGGTCAAAAATTTACGCTTTACGACTGATCGCAAAGCTGTTCCCACTGTTGAAGAAAGTGAAAAGGGTCTGCGTGATTACCTTTCCAAATCACCTCCCAATGGAGATGGGGAGCCTCCACACGGCCGGTAG
- a CDS encoding M23 family metallopeptidase has translation MSKNLGVPRINGESFTVSPKGDRWWGIAGLTDAKATVIYGESRSPQSFSAFHKTVSYYRAYIPVENPELAKASKLRIPSSTWKKMNDKFAPQKKHERDLMANILSQRAGDPPTKCFRPPLDSKIVSRFASPRTLPNGRSYHHTGVDLRAASGTPIMAMAMGRVSYANPMIVPGNVVVLNHGGGLFSRYMHLSKIKVKEGDVVKAGEIVGLSGATGRVEAPHLHWEVIWKGNHADPFHFLQQWEQLCDQS, from the coding sequence ATGAGCAAAAACCTTGGTGTCCCCCGTATAAATGGGGAGTCCTTTACGGTGTCGCCAAAGGGTGATCGTTGGTGGGGAATCGCTGGGCTGACTGATGCCAAGGCAACGGTGATTTACGGAGAATCCAGATCTCCCCAATCCTTCTCAGCCTTTCACAAAACAGTCAGCTATTATCGAGCCTATATTCCGGTGGAAAACCCAGAGCTGGCAAAGGCCTCAAAGCTGAGGATTCCCAGCAGTACTTGGAAGAAAATGAATGACAAGTTTGCCCCGCAAAAAAAACACGAACGGGATCTTATGGCGAATATTCTTTCCCAGCGAGCTGGAGACCCGCCAACCAAGTGCTTTCGTCCGCCCCTGGATTCAAAAATTGTTTCCCGCTTTGCCTCTCCTCGCACTTTGCCCAACGGCCGCTCCTACCATCACACTGGGGTGGATCTTCGGGCCGCCAGCGGCACACCTATCATGGCAATGGCCATGGGGCGGGTCAGCTACGCCAACCCAATGATTGTTCCTGGGAATGTAGTCGTTCTCAATCATGGCGGCGGATTGTTTTCCCGGTATATGCATTTGAGCAAGATCAAGGTGAAAGAAGGCGATGTGGTTAAGGCCGGGGAAATCGTTGGCCTTTCAGGAGCTACCGGCCGTGTGGAGGCTCCCCATCTCCATTGGGAGGTGATTTGGAAAGGTAATCACGCAGACCCTTTTCACTTTCTTCAACAGTGGGAACAGCTTTGCGATCAGTCGTAA
- a CDS encoding MCE family protein, which translates to MESTFKDEIRVGLFVTGGLALLLTSILMLGGDRLLFKSTYNLHVKMEQVQGLTQGSVVSLSGVDVGHIKEITFTPDSKLELVLDIDRDFAVRITDGSRASVRTQGALGDKYIYIEPGPTDTHSLKDGDYLLADESGDIIDMIKEKGPELGHLVDAIKEVHFLIRSLNEGNRGAKLMANLVNSSENLNHLLVESRLAVKDLRGGERDNKNLREAMVHLASILEKVDKGQGTLGAIINDPSVHERLMSLLGESPRNKYLKPLIRDTIQSQDKSP; encoded by the coding sequence ATGGAGTCCACATTTAAAGACGAAATACGCGTGGGCTTATTCGTCACCGGTGGCTTGGCACTGCTTCTCACATCCATTCTTATGCTGGGTGGTGACCGCCTTCTATTTAAGAGCACCTATAATCTTCATGTGAAAATGGAACAGGTCCAGGGCCTCACCCAAGGGAGCGTGGTCAGTCTGTCTGGAGTGGATGTCGGACATATCAAAGAGATCACTTTTACCCCAGACTCCAAGCTGGAGCTGGTGCTCGACATTGATCGGGATTTTGCCGTGCGAATCACCGATGGCAGCCGAGCTTCAGTCAGAACTCAAGGGGCCCTAGGAGACAAATATATTTATATTGAGCCCGGTCCGACGGATACCCACTCCCTCAAAGACGGGGATTATTTACTCGCTGATGAGAGCGGGGATATTATTGATATGATTAAAGAAAAAGGACCTGAGCTGGGACATCTGGTGGATGCTATCAAAGAGGTCCATTTTCTGATAAGAAGTTTAAATGAAGGCAACCGCGGAGCCAAGTTGATGGCCAATTTGGTGAACTCCAGTGAGAATTTGAATCATCTCCTGGTAGAGTCCCGATTGGCGGTCAAAGATCTTCGCGGCGGTGAAAGAGACAATAAGAACCTTAGAGAAGCCATGGTTCATTTAGCCAGTATTTTGGAGAAAGTGGACAAAGGCCAAGGCACATTAGGTGCAATTATCAATGACCCCTCCGTCCACGAGAGACTGATGTCATTGTTGGGAGAGTCGCCACGGAACAAGTATCTCAAACCCCTCATTCGGGACACCATTCAAAGTCAGGACAAGTCTCCCTGA
- a CDS encoding ABC transporter ATP-binding protein, whose amino-acid sequence MIKVRRFRKSFEGKLVHKGVNFDVNEGECLGLVGGSGAGKSVILRSLIGLEKPDSGLISIDGERISRYSERQLIPVRKKVAYVFQGGALFDSMSVYDNLAYPLREHMEMTKNEIDARIKEQLAEFGLENAEKLMPAELSGGMQKRVGLARAIITRPKVVLYDEPTAGLDPFNTKKIQEMILRLKNKGVTSMFVTHDMPSAFAVCDRIALLLNGEIRAIGTIADMKADPNGLLQRFINGSFAY is encoded by the coding sequence ATGATTAAGGTCCGCCGCTTTCGCAAATCATTCGAAGGGAAGCTGGTCCACAAAGGTGTCAACTTTGATGTCAATGAAGGCGAGTGCCTGGGTTTGGTCGGCGGATCGGGCGCCGGAAAAAGTGTTATTTTGCGCAGTCTGATTGGCCTTGAAAAGCCAGATTCAGGGTTGATCTCTATCGATGGTGAGCGCATTTCTCGATACAGTGAACGGCAGCTCATACCAGTGAGAAAAAAGGTGGCCTATGTCTTTCAGGGTGGAGCTCTTTTCGACTCCATGAGTGTCTACGACAACCTGGCCTACCCCTTGCGCGAACATATGGAGATGACCAAGAATGAGATTGATGCTCGCATCAAGGAGCAATTAGCAGAGTTTGGCCTGGAGAATGCGGAAAAACTTATGCCGGCTGAGCTGTCTGGTGGAATGCAAAAACGTGTGGGATTGGCGAGAGCCATCATTACTCGACCAAAAGTGGTACTCTATGATGAGCCGACGGCGGGACTTGACCCCTTCAATACCAAGAAGATTCAGGAGATGATTCTTCGTCTCAAAAACAAAGGCGTGACCTCTATGTTCGTGACGCATGATATGCCCAGCGCCTTTGCGGTATGTGATCGAATTGCTTTGCTGCTAAATGGGGAGATCCGCGCTATTGGGACGATCGCAGATATGAAGGCTGATCCCAATGGTCTCTTGCAACGCTTTATTAATGGATCTTTTGCCTACTGA
- a CDS encoding ABC transporter permease, protein MMSKRFGGTLRLFEFLGGTTLLAYQSFLESMRRPLYLSLIIEQVYLIGVKSLPLIIIVSASTGMVMALQFGIGLEKFGGQLYVPKIVSLSIIRELGPVFSSLMLAGRVGAGITSEIGSMQVTQQIDAIRALGTSPLKKIVIPRVVGSLIAVPLVCVVANTIGVIGGLLVGAIDLGLDPNFYFQKVVSTIKIADYVSGLGKTFFFALFISIPACYYGLRVRGGTQGVGQATTKSVVTASILIMVGDFFLTKLFFLIERWIS, encoded by the coding sequence ATGATGTCCAAGCGATTTGGAGGCACCCTCAGACTCTTTGAATTTCTTGGTGGGACGACTCTCCTCGCCTATCAGTCGTTTCTTGAAAGCATGCGACGACCTCTTTACCTCTCTCTCATCATCGAGCAGGTTTACCTGATCGGAGTTAAGTCCCTACCCTTGATCATTATCGTTTCAGCCAGCACAGGCATGGTCATGGCCCTGCAGTTCGGTATTGGCTTGGAAAAGTTTGGTGGCCAACTTTACGTTCCCAAAATAGTCTCCTTATCCATCATCCGCGAATTAGGACCTGTGTTTTCGTCCCTCATGCTCGCCGGTCGAGTGGGAGCTGGAATCACGTCTGAAATCGGTTCGATGCAGGTGACCCAACAAATTGACGCCATTCGGGCACTGGGCACCTCTCCGCTCAAAAAGATTGTGATTCCCCGTGTGGTCGGCTCCCTAATCGCCGTTCCTCTGGTCTGTGTGGTGGCTAACACCATCGGTGTCATCGGTGGCCTCTTAGTGGGCGCCATCGATTTGGGCCTAGATCCCAATTTCTATTTTCAGAAAGTGGTTTCAACAATCAAGATTGCTGATTACGTGTCGGGCCTAGGTAAGACCTTTTTCTTTGCTCTATTCATAAGTATTCCAGCGTGCTACTACGGACTCCGGGTCCGCGGCGGAACCCAGGGCGTCGGACAGGCCACCACTAAATCTGTGGTGACGGCCTCCATCCTTATCATGGTGGGAGACTTCTTCCTCACTAAGCTCTTTTTCCTCATTGAAAGGTGGATCTCATGA
- a CDS encoding tetratricopeptide repeat protein has product MRIQEEFSKGLKIQPLKQMSKLSFFSLGCRILDVTFFRLVCAWMMILISGQMASAADVSGHVSRVGDATHVEFRGKDQWNYELEKSGKQKVRLVVPPFDVPTEAVMKTWSDALVSGISVDKNGKDGKYIITFDLASDKVESFDYLTDEPSRLIVDFYLPEVPKQNKPEESKTAVKKGKAAKGKRVAKKGKISKDRGDQDYTKRNADRDPAGSELLGVDDSLKGSRVAGIAGLTGVFDGNDPRYSRFIVKDHEIKEEAIIASKQNIYIRFPMLSMSASELSTLVENSPEYAIRPNDEEENKRARFLLTLFMKNRPAAFLKTYDFFVRQYPDSIYDEIVRNLSAETHYRLYTETGEALHYARAKSEYEYLLAKYPDSPLAERTELFLGYMDLERKDGVGALQVFQRFLETKPNSTERDKAQRALGAAYLMLKKFADATKAYKELEKSAKDKSMSKEATYRLGDVAFSRRDYPEAIKLYQEALKTHPESESQFPNAHYNMAESFFWTGDYPKSLEHYLAYLRLFPSHDHGGYAITRIGELMEIMGVDQGRVMGAFLESYFRFRENPGAGVARVRMLSQRMKGMKENELERSVKEMREIGDKSELPRMGEFVNLMIADGYHRRGEYKKALDFLVSYYQQNPTSSNLDFFHRRILRNITDDLGGMIARNDYMDVLGTFSKHSATWLKNPDRLDVPYFLGQAYERAGVFKEAGKIYGSLLASLDKIKGTSEERERRVNEHLPTMDELYLRLSSVALKGRQTTEASQHLQRIEKPDQLKPENQVEWVENMAHVAEERGKTKEAVKHLLSLTDSWKDKPELLPPIYLRLAEMQIKGGQLDDAESSLGLIKKMQANKVSVDEDVWAKALERRGDVLLHQGKSVAAVEAYLEMLDEFEDKRPLAYVRYKVGSILYEKGDLKGAEKIWASLSGDNGQMYRKLADERLTQAQWQDDYKKYINRIPAMSGVKKGR; this is encoded by the coding sequence GTGAGAATTCAGGAAGAATTCAGCAAAGGGTTGAAAATTCAACCTCTTAAGCAGATGTCAAAGTTGAGTTTTTTCAGCTTAGGATGTCGCATCCTTGACGTGACCTTCTTTCGTCTTGTCTGTGCCTGGATGATGATCTTGATTTCCGGGCAAATGGCCAGTGCCGCCGATGTCAGCGGCCACGTCTCTCGCGTCGGTGATGCGACTCACGTCGAGTTTCGTGGGAAAGATCAATGGAATTATGAACTCGAGAAGTCGGGGAAACAAAAAGTTCGCCTCGTAGTTCCTCCATTTGATGTTCCGACCGAAGCGGTGATGAAAACCTGGTCAGATGCACTGGTCAGCGGAATTTCCGTCGACAAAAATGGTAAGGACGGCAAATACATCATTACTTTTGATCTTGCCAGTGACAAGGTGGAGAGCTTTGACTACCTCACGGACGAGCCCTCCCGACTGATTGTCGACTTTTATTTGCCGGAGGTCCCCAAACAAAATAAGCCGGAAGAAAGCAAGACGGCGGTTAAAAAGGGCAAGGCAGCGAAGGGTAAAAGGGTTGCCAAAAAAGGCAAGATTTCCAAAGACCGTGGTGATCAGGATTACACAAAACGAAACGCCGATCGTGACCCGGCCGGAAGCGAGCTATTGGGTGTGGATGATTCTTTGAAAGGATCACGAGTTGCCGGGATCGCAGGTCTGACAGGCGTTTTCGACGGAAATGATCCTAGATACTCACGGTTTATTGTTAAGGACCATGAGATTAAAGAAGAAGCGATCATCGCCAGCAAACAAAATATCTACATACGCTTTCCTATGCTCAGTATGTCAGCCAGTGAACTTTCGACATTGGTCGAGAATTCTCCTGAATATGCCATTCGGCCAAACGATGAAGAGGAAAACAAACGGGCTCGTTTTCTTCTCACCCTGTTTATGAAAAACCGTCCGGCCGCATTTTTGAAAACCTACGACTTCTTTGTGCGTCAGTATCCGGATTCCATCTACGATGAGATCGTTCGCAACTTGTCGGCAGAAACTCACTATCGCCTCTATACCGAAACAGGAGAGGCCTTGCACTATGCCAGGGCTAAGTCTGAATATGAGTATTTGCTGGCCAAGTATCCAGACTCACCATTGGCTGAAAGAACAGAGTTGTTTTTGGGTTATATGGACTTGGAGCGTAAGGATGGTGTGGGTGCTTTGCAGGTCTTCCAGAGGTTTCTTGAGACCAAGCCCAATTCAACGGAAAGGGACAAAGCACAAAGAGCACTTGGCGCAGCATACCTGATGCTCAAGAAGTTCGCTGATGCGACCAAGGCTTACAAGGAACTGGAAAAGTCAGCCAAGGACAAAAGCATGAGCAAAGAGGCCACCTATCGATTGGGTGACGTGGCCTTTAGTCGGCGTGATTATCCCGAGGCTATTAAACTCTATCAAGAAGCTCTCAAAACCCATCCCGAATCCGAGTCTCAGTTCCCCAACGCTCACTATAATATGGCAGAGTCTTTCTTTTGGACAGGTGATTATCCAAAGAGCCTTGAACACTATTTGGCCTACCTGCGCTTGTTTCCATCCCATGACCACGGAGGGTATGCCATCACTCGTATTGGCGAATTAATGGAAATTATGGGTGTGGATCAAGGTCGTGTCATGGGCGCATTTCTTGAGAGCTACTTCCGTTTTCGCGAAAATCCGGGCGCCGGAGTGGCTCGGGTCAGAATGCTTAGTCAGCGCATGAAGGGCATGAAGGAAAATGAGCTGGAGAGATCAGTTAAAGAAATGCGGGAAATTGGCGACAAATCTGAACTTCCCAGAATGGGTGAATTCGTTAATCTAATGATTGCTGATGGCTACCATCGTCGAGGGGAGTATAAAAAGGCCCTGGATTTCCTGGTGAGCTACTACCAGCAGAATCCCACTTCTTCCAATCTCGATTTCTTCCATCGTAGAATCTTGCGTAACATCACTGATGATCTCGGTGGCATGATTGCCCGTAACGACTATATGGATGTCCTTGGTACGTTCTCCAAACACTCAGCCACCTGGCTCAAGAATCCAGATCGCCTAGATGTTCCTTACTTCCTGGGCCAAGCCTATGAGAGGGCTGGGGTGTTTAAAGAGGCGGGAAAGATATACGGAAGTCTTTTGGCAAGCTTGGATAAAATTAAGGGAACCTCGGAGGAGAGGGAGCGAAGGGTCAATGAGCACCTCCCGACGATGGATGAACTCTATCTCCGGCTGTCTTCTGTCGCTTTGAAAGGGCGACAAACCACTGAGGCCAGCCAACATCTACAAAGGATTGAAAAGCCCGACCAATTGAAGCCCGAGAATCAGGTCGAGTGGGTGGAAAATATGGCCCATGTAGCCGAGGAGCGGGGCAAGACTAAGGAAGCCGTTAAGCACCTACTTTCACTTACTGACAGTTGGAAAGATAAGCCTGAGCTTCTACCGCCAATTTATTTACGTCTCGCTGAAATGCAAATTAAGGGCGGTCAGTTAGACGATGCGGAAAGCTCCCTCGGATTGATTAAGAAAATGCAGGCCAACAAGGTGAGTGTTGATGAGGATGTTTGGGCAAAGGCCTTAGAAAGAAGAGGGGATGTACTCCTTCACCAGGGAAAGTCCGTGGCGGCAGTCGAGGCCTATTTGGAGATGTTGGACGAGTTTGAGGACAAGCGCCCACTGGCCTATGTTCGTTACAAGGTTGGCTCCATCCTCTACGAAAAGGGTGACCTAAAGGGTGCCGAGAAGATTTGGGCATCACTCAGTGGTGATAATGGCCAAATGTATCGCAAGCTTGCTGACGAGCGTTTAACACAGGCCCAGTGGCAAGACGATTACAAAAAGTATATTAACCGAATTCCCGCGATGTCGGGTGTGAAGAAGGGGAGATGA